From the Leptolyngbya sp. O-77 genome, one window contains:
- a CDS encoding RuBisCO accumulation factor 1, producing MIDLPPEPAEPSPASPSPDRAPAEPDVEALLLSLRRKQGTWMDWGKACLQLQKAGYSPQQIFEATGFEPVQQNQIVVAAQVYLSMLKVGVSDAVRARFERTGSDTLYEFRVLSQGDRAAVAELVVQKGVDSEGARDVVRAVKEYSRLAAPPEKFPLSPGDAVAYFCWNLARQQADLQARSRLIAQGLKFASSDSARQQLEHLLTDFGVARVQQAPRLPFYRLETESEVPRVIPVAGRLPLSRAHLQAVPILQEEEPFGIVKFSGTGAWVPVPGWQVILAAEDPVALITDSDQLPNAPEGPSEPVLVILDRAQRQWDEFSYFVVDQEGQLDIQWFDVPPTKPILGRVVLIMRPKRVLDEDFNKELWQLEE from the coding sequence ATGATTGACCTGCCACCTGAACCTGCCGAACCCTCTCCAGCGTCGCCGTCTCCTGACCGCGCCCCCGCCGAGCCAGACGTGGAGGCGCTGCTCTTGTCGCTGCGGCGCAAGCAGGGCACCTGGATGGACTGGGGCAAAGCCTGCTTGCAGTTGCAAAAAGCGGGCTATTCGCCGCAGCAAATCTTTGAGGCGACGGGGTTTGAACCTGTGCAGCAAAACCAGATTGTGGTGGCGGCGCAGGTATATTTGTCGATGCTGAAGGTGGGCGTGTCGGATGCAGTGCGGGCCCGTTTTGAGCGGACAGGTAGCGACACGCTGTATGAGTTTCGGGTGCTGAGCCAGGGCGATCGCGCGGCAGTGGCGGAGCTAGTCGTGCAAAAGGGCGTGGACTCGGAAGGGGCCCGGGATGTCGTGCGAGCGGTCAAGGAATATTCGCGGCTGGCGGCCCCGCCAGAGAAGTTTCCCCTATCACCGGGAGATGCGGTGGCCTATTTTTGCTGGAACCTGGCGCGGCAGCAGGCGGATCTGCAAGCGCGATCGCGCCTGATTGCCCAGGGGTTGAAATTCGCCAGCAGCGACAGTGCCCGCCAGCAGCTCGAGCATTTGCTGACGGATTTTGGCGTGGCTCGTGTGCAGCAGGCTCCCCGGCTGCCGTTCTATCGGCTGGAAACGGAATCGGAAGTGCCGAGGGTGATTCCGGTGGCGGGTCGGTTGCCGCTGTCTCGCGCCCACCTCCAGGCGGTGCCGATTCTGCAAGAGGAGGAACCCTTTGGCATTGTTAAGTTTTCGGGCACGGGGGCGTGGGTTCCAGTTCCCGGCTGGCAGGTGATTTTGGCGGCCGAAGACCCAGTGGCGCTGATCACCGACAGCGACCAGTTGCCCAATGCGCCGGAGGGCCCGTCGGAGCCGGTGTTAGTGATTCTTGACCGGGCGCAGCGCCAGTGGGACGAGTTTAGCTACTTTGTGGTAGATCAAGAGGGACAGTTGGATATTCAGTGGTTTGACGTGCCGCCTACCAAGCCAATCCTGGGGCGAGTGGTGCTGATCATGCGACCGAAGCGCGTACTGGACGAAGACTTTAATAAAGAGCTGTGGCAACTGGAAGAATAG
- a CDS encoding aromatic ring-hydroxylating oxygenase subunit alpha produces the protein MATGRIGFDLGVEGGLEESGDRPANSAANPLKATAAAIDPVIWNDWYVVARSVDVPIGTVGRSRLLDTGIVLWRSADGAVQAWRDRCPHRSVQLSKGRVAGDRLVCPYHGLAFDPSGRCVSVPAHPGYTPPPQSCAKTYAVQERYGLIYVCLGSPEQGIVDFPEWREPGYRGLIAGPYTIHTSGPRAIENFLDVTHLPILHADILGSPQRPEIADYEVQVTPAGIVARNLRIWQPDPYGTGSGSEVVYDYRVERPLTAHLRKPNPNGENLALLYHVTPVSETECVGWMAMALNFGQEIPNAELIAFQDRIVQQDLDNLESHDPPQLPLNPAVEFHLPGDRTSLAYRKWLRKLGVRYGVMV, from the coding sequence GTGGCAACTGGAAGAATAGGGTTCGATCTGGGCGTGGAGGGCGGTCTTGAAGAGTCTGGCGATCGCCCGGCCAATTCGGCTGCCAATCCGCTGAAGGCAACTGCGGCGGCGATTGACCCGGTGATTTGGAACGACTGGTATGTGGTGGCTCGGTCGGTGGATGTGCCCATTGGCACAGTGGGGCGATCGCGCTTGCTCGATACGGGCATCGTCCTCTGGCGCAGCGCAGATGGGGCGGTGCAGGCGTGGCGCGATCGCTGTCCCCATCGCAGCGTGCAGTTGTCAAAAGGGCGGGTGGCGGGCGATCGCCTTGTGTGTCCCTATCATGGGCTGGCGTTTGACCCCAGTGGGCGCTGCGTGTCGGTTCCGGCGCACCCCGGCTATACGCCGCCGCCCCAGTCCTGCGCCAAAACCTACGCCGTGCAGGAGCGCTACGGGCTGATCTATGTCTGCCTGGGGAGTCCGGAGCAGGGAATTGTAGACTTTCCCGAATGGCGCGAACCGGGCTATCGCGGGCTGATCGCCGGGCCCTACACCATCCACACCAGCGGGCCGCGGGCAATCGAGAACTTTTTGGACGTAACCCATCTACCCATTCTGCACGCTGACATTCTGGGTTCTCCCCAGCGCCCTGAAATCGCCGACTATGAGGTGCAGGTCACGCCCGCAGGCATCGTGGCCCGCAATCTACGCATCTGGCAGCCCGACCCCTACGGCACAGGCAGTGGCAGCGAGGTAGTCTATGATTACCGCGTGGAGCGTCCGCTAACGGCACACCTCCGCAAGCCCAATCCCAACGGCGAAAATCTGGCGCTGCTGTATCACGTTACGCCCGTCAGCGAGACGGAGTGCGTCGGCTGGATGGCAATGGCGCTGAACTTTGGACAGGAGATTCCGAATGCAGAACTGATTGCCTTTCAGGATCGCATCGTGCAGCAAGACCTAGACAATCTGGAATCCCACGACCCGCCGCAACTGCCGCTAAATCCTGCGGTCGAGTTCCACCTGCCGGGCGATCGCACGTCGCTGGCCTACCGTAAGTGGCTCCGGAAACTGGGCGTGCGGTATGGAGTAATGGTCTAG